A stretch of Bos indicus x Bos taurus breed Angus x Brahman F1 hybrid chromosome 17, Bos_hybrid_MaternalHap_v2.0, whole genome shotgun sequence DNA encodes these proteins:
- the HIP1R gene encoding huntingtin-interacting protein 1-related protein isoform X4, with product MNEAISISKAINTQEAPVKEKHARRIILGTHHEKGAFTFWSYAIGLPLPSSAILSWKFCHVLHKVLRDGHPNVLHDCQRYRSNIREIGDLWGHLHDRYGQLVNIYTKLLLTKIAFHLKHPQFPAGLEVTDEVLEKAAGTDVNNIFQLTVEMFDYMDCELKLSESVFRQLNTAIAVSQMSSGQCRLAPLIQVIQDCSHLYHYTVKLMFKLHSCLPADTLQGHRDRFHEQFHSLRNFFRRASDMLYFKRLIQIPRLPEGPPNFLRASALAEHIKPVVVIPEEAPEDEEPENLIEISTGPPAGEPAVVADLFEQTFGPPNGSMKDDRDLQIEALKREVEMLRSELDKIKLEAQRFISQLKGQVNALEAELEEQRKQKQKALVDNEQLRHELAQLRAAQVEGERNQGLREEAEKKASATEARYNKLKEKHSELVNTHAELLRKNADTAKQLTVTQQSQEEVARVKEQLVFQVEQVKRESEMKLEEQSDQLEKLKRELEAKAGELVRVQEALSRTEQSGSELSSRLDALSADRDELSRVVQQREADLLAAQSLAREKEAALSQERQRISRERDELQGRLADKESQEQGLQQRLLDEQFAMLRATAAEAERILQDAVGKLDDPLHLRCTSSPDYLVSRAQAALDAVSALEKGHAQYLTSRADASGLVAALTRFSHLTADTIVHGSATSHLAPTDPADRLIDTCRECGARALELMGQLQEQQALLQARPGLVRTPLQGILQLGQELKPKSLDVREEELGAMVDKEMAATSAAIEDAVRRIEDMMNQARHASSGVKLEVNERILNSCTDLMKAIRLLVTASTSLQKEIVESGRGAATQQEFYAKNSRWTEGLISASKAVGWGATQLVESADKVVLHTGKYEELIVCSHEIAASTAQLVAASKVKADKHSPHLSRLQECSRTVNEMAANVVASTKSGQEQVEDRDTMDFSGLSLIKLKKQEMETQVRALELEKTLEVERVRLGELRRQHYLLAGAVGTPGEEEPSQPSATPHSGTKKPPLAQKPTVAPRQDHQLDKKDGSYAAQVVN from the exons ATGAATGag gCCATCAGCATCAGCAAAGCCATCAACACCCAGGAGGCCCCCGTGAAGGAGAAGCATGCCCGGC GCATCATCCTGGGCACTCACCACGAGAAGGGGGCCTTCACCTTCTGGTCCTACGCCATCGGGCTCCCGCTGCCCAGCAGCGCCATCCTCAGCTGGAAGTTCTGCCACGTGCTCCACAAGGTCCTCCGGGACGGGCACCCCAAT GTGCTACACGACTGCCAGCGGTACCGGAGCAACATTCGGGAGATCGGAGACCTGTGG GGCCACTTGCACGACCGATACGGGCAGCTGGTGAATATTTACACCAAACTCTTGCTGACCAAGATCGCCTTTCACCTCAAG CACCCGCAGTTTCCTGCGGGCCTGGAGGTGACAGACGAGGTGCTGGAGAAGGCGGCTGGGACCGACGTCAACAACAT CTTCCAGCTCACCGTGGAGATGTTCGATTACATGGACTGCGAGCTGAAGCTCTCTGAATCAG TTTTCCGGCAGCTCAACACGGCCATCGCTGTGTCCCAGATGTCCTCAGGCCAGTGCCGCCTGGCCCCCCTCATCCAGGTCATCCAGGACTGCAGCCACCTCTACCACTACACGGTCAAGCTTATGTTCAAGCTGCACTCCT GTCTCCCAGCGGACACCCTGCAAGGTCACAGGGACCGGTTCCACGAACAGTTTCACAG CCTCAGGAACTTCTTCCGCAGAGCCTCAGACATGCTCTACTTCAAGCGGCTCATCCAGATCCCCCGGCTGCCCGAG GGACCCCCCAACTTCCTGCGGGCCTCGGCGCTGGCCGAGCACATCAAGCCGGTGGTGGTGATCCCCGAGGAGGCCCCCGAGGACGAGGAACCTGAGAACCTCATCGAGATCAGCACGGGGCCCCCCGCGGGGGAACCAGCG GTGGTGGCAGACCTCTTCGAGCAGACCTTTGGACCCCCCAATGGCTCCATGAAGGACGACAG GGACCTCCAGATCGAGGCCTTGAAACGGGAGGTGGAGATGCTCCGCAGCGAGCTGGACAAGATCAAGCTAGAG GCCCAACGGTTCATCTCGCAGCTGAAGGGCCAGGTGAACGCGCTGGAGGCCGAGCTGGAGGAGCAGCggaagcagaagcagaaggcCCTGGTGGACAACGAGCAGCTCCGCCATGAGCTGGCCCAGCTGCGCGCCGCCCAAGTAGAGGGCGAGCGGAACCAGGGGCTGCGCGAGGAGGCCGAGA AGAAGGCCAGCGCTACGGAGGCACGCTACAACAAGCTGAAGGAAAAGCACAGCGAGCTTGTCAACACGCATGCCGAGCTGCTCAGGAAG AACGCGGACACGGCCAAGCAGCTGACTGTGACGCAGCAGAGCCAGGAGGAGGTGGCGCGGGTGAAGGAGCAGCTGGTCTTCCAGGTGGAGCAGGTGAAGCGGGAGTCAGAGATGAAG CTGGAGGAGCAGAGTGACCAGCTGGAGAAGCTCAAGAGGGAGCTGGAGGCCAAGGCGGGAGAGCTGGTGCGCGTGCAGGAGGCGCTGAGCCGCACGGAGCAG AGCGGGTCGGAGCTGAGCTCCAGGCTGGATGCACTGAGTGCAGACAGGGACGAGCTGAGCAGGGTCGTGCAGCAGCGAGAGGCTGACCTGCTGGCAGCCCAGAGCCTGGCTCGGGAGAAGGAGGCGGCGCTGAGCCAGGAGCGGCAGCGCATCTCCCGGGAGAGGGACGAGCTGCAGGGGCGGCTGGCGGACAAG GAGTCTCAGGAGCAGGGGCTGCAGCAGAGGCTGCTGGACGAGCAGTTCGCGATGCTCCGGGCTACTGCCGCGGAGGCTGAACGCATCCTGCAGGACGCGGTGGGCAAGCTGGACGACCCCCTGCACCTGCGCTGCACCAGCTCCCCCG ATTACCTAGTGAGCAGGGCCCAGGCCGCCCTGGACGCGGTGagcgccctggagaagggccatgCCCAGTACCTGACCTCCAGGGCAG ACGCCTCCGGCCTCGTGGCGGCCCTGACCCGGTTCTCGCACCTGACTGCGGACACCATCGTCCATGGCAGCGCCACCTCCCACCTGGCCCCCACCGACCCTGCTGACC GCCTGATCGACACTTGCAGGGAGTGTGGGGCCCGGGCGCTGGAGCTCATGGGGCAGCTGCAGGAACAGCAGGCCCTGCTGCAGGCCCGGCCTGGCCTGGTGCGGACCCCACTGCAGGGCATCCTCCAGCTGGGCCAG GAGCTGAAGCCTAAGAGCCTGGACGTGCGTGAGGAGGAGCTCGGGGCTATGGTGGACAAGGAGATGGCGGCCACATCCGCGGCCATCGAGGATGCCGTGCGGAGGATCGAG GACATGATGAACCAGGCCCGCCATGCCAGCTCTGGGGTGAAGCTGGAGGTGAACGAGAG gaTCCTCAACTCCTGCACGGATTTGATGAAG GCCATCCGGCTCCTGGTGACAGCATCCACCAGCCTGCAGAAGGAGATCGTGGAGAGTGGCAGG GGGGCAGCCACGCAGCAGGAATTTTATGCCAAGAACTCGAGGTGGACGGAAGGCCTCATCTCTGCCTCCAAGGCGGTGGGCTGGGGAGCCACCCAACTGGT GGAGTCAGCGGACAAAGTGGTGCTGCACACGGGCAAGTACGAGGAGCTCATCGTCTGCTCGCACGAGATCGCAGCCAGCACGGCCCAGCTGGTGGCGGCCTCCAAG GTGAAGGCCGACAAGCACAGCCCCCACCTGAGTCGCCTGCAGGAGTGCTCGCGCACCGTCAATGAGATGGCCGCCAACGTGGTGGCCTCCACCAAGTCGGGCCAGGAGCAGGTCGAAGACAGAG ACACCATGGACTTCTCCGGCCTCTCCCTCATCAAGCTGAAGAAGCAGGAGATGGAGACCCAG GTGCGGGccctggagctggagaagacgctGGAGGTGGAGCGTGTGCGGCTCGGGGAGCTGCGGAGGCAGCACTACCTGCTGGCTGGGGCTGTGGGGACACCGGGCGAGGAGGAGCCCAGCCAGCCCAGCGCCACCCCCCACAGCGGGACCAAGAAGCCGCCCTTGGCCCAGAAGCCCACTGTGGCCCCAAGGCAGGACCACCAG CTCGACAAGAAGGATGGAAGCTACGCAGCTCAAGTCGTGAACTAA